From Dehalobacter sp. 12DCB1, a single genomic window includes:
- a CDS encoding phosphatidylserine/phosphatidylglycerophosphate/cardiolipin synthase family protein → MSKTKVPFLIILMIVLIAIPTMSGCSKIFSFSADEESNPVSNLPAGAIYINGAAIRPLTLNVINQAKQSIYIELSSLNDQEIIHLLITKARSGIEVRLLLDQWQRDNTSTIKTLKNENISVQYYPAEKGQFQRVRYMVIDHKTAVFYGSDWTTKGFDAHSMAVKLSGDSVGVMDKSFGKDWTYTTTMSLDLPDTYDLPEDNVTFAITVNVKQQLLNLINAATSEIRIETEQLSESDTIDALVEAKKRGCNVKVIVSLSSAITSPDAIQELKDAQIELRYYNQPDKKTMGANFGIFDQTTLFVSNSAWTYYSFVINHEGSLTVPSPAVAKKVTALFDEEWANSTP, encoded by the coding sequence TTGTCCAAAACAAAAGTACCCTTCCTAATCATCCTCATGATCGTCCTGATAGCAATACCGACGATGTCCGGATGCAGTAAAATATTCTCGTTTTCCGCTGATGAAGAATCCAATCCAGTATCAAACTTGCCAGCTGGTGCGATTTATATAAACGGAGCTGCGATCCGTCCGCTGACTTTGAATGTAATCAATCAGGCTAAACAATCCATTTATATTGAGCTGTCCAGTCTGAATGATCAGGAAATCATTCATTTGCTGATTACCAAAGCGCGTTCGGGCATCGAAGTTAGACTGCTGCTCGACCAATGGCAGAGAGATAATACCTCAACCATTAAAACACTCAAAAATGAAAACATATCGGTCCAGTACTATCCTGCTGAAAAAGGACAGTTCCAGAGAGTACGCTATATGGTTATTGATCATAAAACAGCTGTTTTTTACGGAAGTGACTGGACCACCAAAGGTTTCGATGCGCACAGCATGGCTGTTAAACTATCCGGAGACTCTGTTGGTGTCATGGACAAATCCTTCGGCAAAGACTGGACCTATACGACGACAATGTCTCTTGATTTACCGGATACTTATGATTTGCCGGAAGACAATGTTACCTTTGCTATTACGGTCAACGTCAAACAGCAGCTTCTTAATTTAATCAACGCTGCTACATCTGAGATCCGGATTGAAACTGAACAATTGAGCGAAAGTGATACGATCGATGCTCTGGTAGAGGCAAAAAAAAGAGGCTGTAACGTTAAAGTGATCGTCAGCCTTTCCAGTGCGATTACCTCGCCCGATGCCATCCAGGAATTAAAGGATGCCCAGATTGAATTGCGCTATTATAATCAACCTGACAAAAAAACAATGGGAGCAAATTTCGGTATTTTTGACCAGACAACGTTGTTTGTTTCCAATTCTGCCTGGACGTATTATTCTTTTGTCATCAATCACGAAGGTTCTTTAACGGTTCCTTCTCCTGCTGTTGCAAAAAAAGTTACAGCGCTATTTGATGAAGAATGGGCTAATAGTACACCTTAA